CCAATATAAGGTCCTTGTCGTGTTCCATGAACATCAATGGAAATCTCATACGGCTCCTCGCATACATATTCTCCGTTTTTCATACAGGCCTTGATCCCTGCAAGAAAATATATACAGACATCTTGTTGATTTTTGATATATCACAAACATACATGTTTCTTTGCTGATAATACTTACAATCAATGCTAAGAATCCATTTCCCCTCTAAGATCCCCATCATGAATTTGAGTGTCCTTTTGCAGGCTCCATTTTCGTTGGTTGATGCAATGACGTGTGTAACTCTTGGTTCCCATTTTCTCGAGACTGTAACTCCAGACAGTTCAGCAAATTCCAAAATCACACTCTGCAAGCAAAGCCATCAATGCGGTTCAAGTTATAACGTGGAGAGGTTTTGATAAAGCAAAAGGGTATGTATATACATTCGCTTCATCTGTAAGTCCTGAACAGCATAGAACCATTTTCTTGGGGAATCCGTGAAAAGGCTTTCTCTGGAGCTCACTGATGTAAGATTTTTCAGATACTTGATTAGCCTGAGCTTGCAATGGTCTAGAGAAGATAGATAAAGTAATTGTCAACATTATAATTTCACAAATTAGAATCACCTTATAATCCTCATTAATAAAATAAAAATAACATTACCCTTCAGGAGCACGCTTGCGTTTTCTTCCTTTTGGACTAGCCTCTTCACAGGGCAACTTAGAGGATGCATCCAAAGGGCATAGCATTACAAAGTTTTTCTGTTGAAAAAAAAAAGATGTTAAAAACGGTATAAAGGACTATGATACAGAGTTTTTACATAACCTATGCAACACTTACATCGTCCCATCTGCATTCTGGTATCAGTTTTGCACACGTAACGTGAAAACTATTCTTGCAACCCTCATTGTAACAACCAAGTGATGCCCCTTTAAGCCCACAGCAACTGCAAGTTATTCTCCGGCTTCTTGTCAGCTCCACATCAAGGTTGACTGCTGTACGTCTGTTGAAGTATACATTTGGAGCCCTGGAAAATGCAATATAGTTTCATGCTCATGTAGTTTAAATTATTCAAAAGGCATGAGTTACTACTATAACCAGATATATTACCATTCAGCACAGTTTTTGTGAACATGTATGACGTTAGACCCTCCGCTAAAATCAGCAGAGACAGGATCACCTTTGTGGTAGTGAGACATTTTTCCTGAAGCCTGTCAGTTACACATTCCAATCCAGAATCAACTAACGGGGTACATCTAGGACTCCAATGTAAGATAGTGAAGCTTGCTTACCTCTGTTTCGTCTGAGGACTGACAGAATGCACAAGGGAATTTATTTGTTCGTGGTCCAGAACATCGTCGCAGAAGTACACTACCTCCAAGCGAGGGCTTGTTCATCGTTGAGCGTTTCTCTGAATCTTGCACGGTAAGATTGCATTTATCCACGTTGGGTTTCTTTTTGTTAGTTGAATCTTGTCTATCACCCTCTTGATTCAACTCATCACTTAGGATTTTCTTGCCACGGGATCGTGTAACTCTGCTTGGGGTTGCACTGGAATCAAGTTTTGATCTCTTTTCTGAAGTCTTCTTTTCACTTCTCTCAGAGAGATCACCCGTTTGAGATTTTCTTCTCTTTTTCAGAGAGGGTTTCTCTGCAGGACTTTGTTTTTCAGGTTTCTGTTCCCCCTTACCAACGTTCTCTGTTCCAAGTGAGAGCTCATTAGATACAGCAACCGGCTGCTCTGCAGACACTTTAACGGTAGATATTTTCCTCTTTGTCCCTTGCTTTCCCTCTGCCTCCACAGATTTTTTAACACCAGACTGAACTTCTGAAGTCTGGCCCTTGTTTCTTGTAGCCCGTTTAGCTTTCAAATTTTCATCAAGCTTTCCATCTTTCCTGATAGATTTGCCAGAAGTTCCACCAATCTCTTGTTTCTCACCAATATTCTCTCCCGCAGACGATGCCATGTGGTCCTCCTTGGAAACCCCAACACGTACATTAACAACTTTCTTTCTTGCATTTCCTGCTTTGCGTTTTTTATTTGATGATGCATCTTTAGATAGTTCCCTTTGGGGAAGATCAATCTCACCTCTACCTAGGTCCTACAAATAAAATTTGAAAATTTTCAGTTAATTTCAACCGACATGAAGAAACTAACAAAGAAGGAGAACATCTGTCTGTATCAGAGTAAAGAAGTTCCGTTACCTTGGCCTTCACAGGACTAGGTAGAATCTCTGGAGAACAAGGCCTTTGAGTCCATTCAAACATTTCACTGTCAAACATGTCTCCTGGATGTGGCCTTTGCTCGACTGCCTGAAACACTCACCATAAGAAAGAAGTTAGATCAAAGAGCCCGATGATGTTTTTTTGGAGATTGGATTTAAGAGTAAATGATATGTGTCAAATAGCTTGAGGTTGCTTTGCAGTAGTCATTATGAGTAAAAAAAAAAATACCACATAACAATGTTTTGCAATAAGTAGCGGAAGATATCATTGAAATAAGATATTGGGGTTTCAAGAACTTACTTTGGATGGGCTCTCATGATCTGAGTCCTTCAAATCACTGAAAGAAGGAACATCAACTGGTGTCACATTTAAAAGCTGATCACTTTCTGTTGGCGAGCTTAAGCTCTCCCCATCATCTTCATCTCTCAACCAAAACAAAGGTGCTAGATTATCTTCTTTATTCAGACTTGGATGCTCGTTCAAACGAATCACAGTTTTATCAGTGTAGTCCTTGAGTTTTTCAGCTGATTCTGTAGATTTTGTTAAAGTTTGAGAAGAGTGATTCTGCGACAGCTGCACCCTTTTATTGGTTTGGGATGAAGGCTTCATAACAATAGGTCCAGTGGCATCTACATCTGCCTCCTTGTTTCTTTTAGACCCTCTCTTCTTGGATGTTCGGGCCTTACTACTAGATCCCAGACGTTTCTTACCATTTTCCTTTTCAATGGAAGCATCTCCCACATGCATTTCTTTTTCTACAGACACAGATCACAGAACACACATTAAGAAAGAGGTACTTACCTCATCGTTCATATAAAAGTTCAAAAAATTGCAGCAAAACAAGCATTCAAGTAAAGTGAAATGATTAAACCTCCAGTTACTTAATATAGTTAAGTATCCTTCTTTTCATTTAAGACAATCATCCTAACAGGCAACAGTAAGCATACCTGGTGATGATTGTTTAGTCAGGCTAACAAACATGTGGAGACCAGAAGCAACTTCCATGTTCTTGTAAATGCTCACCAAGCTATCCATATGAGGAGCTCCTCGAATCTCTAACAAACATCATAATTATCAAAAACTAGCTGACTCTGAGATCAATTTAAAAAAAGCAAGTGAAAGTACCTCTACGATGGAATGGGACTTTACAGACAGGACAAGTAGCATCGACTTTCATAGATTTCACTATACATGCACTGAGAAAAAAAAAGAAAGAAAACAAGTTTGATTAATACATGCTATATCAAAAGAAAGAAAGAAATAATAATAATAAGAAAAGAAAAGGAGGAGGAGTGTTGTTACTTGCAAAAGACATGGTTGCAGGTAAGCGAAACTGCGGAATTAAATAGACTCAAGCTGCCAAAAAAAAAAAAAAAAAAAAAAAAAAGGGTAAGTTGTTTAAACAAGGCCTCAATTCAACTTGGATTACAAAGCTAATACCAAGAGATCGTAAATCAATATGAATCCAAAAAGCACAGAGAGAATTACCAGATAGGGCACTTGAGTTCTCTTCCCATCTTCTCCAGGTGAGTTGCGCCGTCGTCTCCCATCTTCTCTTTCGTTCTGTATAGATTAAGCACTGAAGCGTCTCTCCCTCTGGGTATATATATATATTATAGAGAGAGATGGTGAAGAAGCGTATCCTTGAAAGAGCTTCCCTTGTAAGCTTTTAGAACGTTTCGTGAGAAAGCCAAAGCCGCGAATTTTTATTTATTTCAAATGTTTTCACTCCCCGCCCAAAAATAATAATAAATTTTTTTTTTCTTTTCCTTACCTTAAATTTTATTAACTTGTTGAGATTTGAACCCCCATTATTTTTGGTCCTAGAATTACAAATTTCTCCTACAAAAGGTGTTCATTTTGTACGCACTAGATACCAGCTCCACAATTAGCATATAAAAATATGAAGCAGAGGGGCAGAAGAAGATGAGGTGTTTGCCAAGGTCGGCGTAGGAGGTTGAGACGCCATAGCGGATTGAAAAAAGGAAGCATAGAACATGGATACATTTTGCAAGGGCCTCGTCGTCAATTTACACTCGTATCAAGGCGATATACACTATTTAATCACAGAACCCTAAGAGCATGATTATCGCCGTTTTTAACTGGGGGTTTTTAATGCAATTATGATTAAAAATAAATCAAAATTAGCTGTTATTAGAAGAGACGTTTCTTAATTGAAGACAAGAAGAGACGTCTCTTGTGAGACACGTGTCTCTCATGGAGAGAGTTTCCCCTTCTTCTCTCAACATCTCTCTCTCTCGAAGGAAGCTTGATCGGTGGGAAGAAGCAACCGGAGAAGCTGTTGACGAAGTCATCTTCCTCAGCCGTCACACTGCCGTAAATCCACGTCTTTCTCGCCGGGAACCACGACTTCCCCTTCGCGGCGTTTCTGGGTTTGTTGCCGCGTCCTTCAGATGGATCTAAGTTGAAGGAAGAAGACGACGATTTCCTCGCTGCCCTTTGCTTCGATCAAAGGTTCCTCCTTTTTTTTCATATTCAATCTCCTTTCAATATTGATTGTTCAATTGTGATGTGATGGGTCTCTTAACGTTTCCGATTTTCAAATCAATCTCCTTTCAATATTGATTGTTCAATTGTGACATTTTCTTAATCTGTTGTTGGTCATTGGTTTGATGGAGATTTTGCTCTTTGATTATGCAGAAATGGAGGTGAAGATCCTTACGCATTTATACAGACAGAACATGGCAACCTCTTTCAGGATTTTGGGTCATCATCTGGTGTGAATCTGCAGCCAGAGCAAGAATCTTAGTGTTGCTGTGTTGGTATGAATCTGCAGCCAGAGCAAGAATCATCGTCGGAGACGGCATGTAAGTTCAATCTAAGCTTACTTAGTGTTGCTGTGTTGGTATGAATCTTAGTGTGTAAAGTCTGAGTCTTTATGGTCACTTGAAAGGATCATGATTTAGTATAGAATCTTTTGCTCTGTTTTTTTGTTCATATGCTGAGGATTGAAGTGAAAGTTTCTTGCATTATCGACATGTGTGTTCTTTTTCTGCTGTTATGACATACGTTCGAAGATGTTTAATTAAGGCTATCTGATGAAAGTACTTCAGAGGCACTTGCTGTTAGGAGGTTGCTCGGTCATCGCTTACCTACTGATGCACATAAGGCGAAGAAAGATTGGTACTTTATACAATGACTCTCTTCTAAGACTCGTGTTGCTCTTGAAGAAAGATTGGTAGTTAATGAAGATGTAGAAACTAATGAATTGTTGTTATAAACAAACAATGAAGTCATTCAGACTCCAGAACTTTCTCATTTTATTTGCTAAGCTCTTGTTAGTTACTATGGTTAAACGTATATAGTGTGCTTTGAACTTTGACAGGTATGATATCGTGGAAGGTAACCATTCTCTATGGGATGGTGTAGCAAGGATCTTTTTCTAGTCTTTAGACACTGCCATCTTTCTGTTTTCACGTGTTTCAGAGATTTCTTGCGACAGTTTGGTCCTCCTTGTGATATTAACCAACGATAGGCTCACAGTAGGATGTGAATTACAGGTATCAAAGCTTGCTTGATCTCTAATTCAGTTCCAGCAAGACTCAGGTGTTAAACTTGATTGCAAACTTCCGGTTTGTGACATTAATTTGTAGGATGGGAAGAGTTGCATTGCCTTCTCCTATTGCGAAACCAGATACTCTTCAAGGAGATGATGTTGATGATACAATCACTTGTCTTTTGACTCAAGTAACTTCAAGAGTTTTATTAATCTTTATTTTTATGTTTTTATTTTAAAATCAATGTTTAAAATGTTATTTTTTGCTATGTTTTAAAGAAAAGTTTAAGTTTAATAAGAAAAATAAAAAAATTTGGTATTTAATTAAATTTTTTTTTTTTAAGAACCCTTAATTAAGAGACTTGAATTGGAACACATAAATTTCCGGATCTCTTAATCCAGTCTCTTAATTCACTTTTACAAATAAAAAATATTAAAAAAAAAATAAGAGACCCATTTAGGGTCTCTAGGTTAACAGTGCTCTAAAGGATAAATTCAAACTCGCCGCTCCAACAAAATTGCATCCTTTAAAGATGAATCAAGCTGGAGGTTCGAGTTCACAATGTCTAAGCCCCGAGAGAGTTATGAACTAGTTCTAAGATGGGTGGTTTTGGATTCGTTGTTCTTCAGATCTAAGACTCCCTTTTTGGGGGTAAGATTCTTCTCTAACTGTGAATGGTTTTTTTTGGTTTCATGTTAAGCTCTGTTTTTCTACTTCCTAGACTCAAACTAAAAAAAAAAAAAAAAGACTACATCTTTATTGTATTTGCTATGCAATTTCTCTCAACCGAACAACTTTATCTGTGTCTGTCTCTTTGCTCATCTTTGGATTGATTCTCACTGTGTATCAGAACTTGACGGCCACGAGATTTTGGCGTGAGGATTAAACACGGTGTTAAATAAAAACATAACAAGCACGTAGCTCTAAACCCATTTTGATCATGAAAAGATCAGTTGGTCATATTCTTTGCGCTACAGCTACGTTATTGTTTTGTTTCTATAAGCAATATGAGTTTTTCAGTTTTCTGCATTCCAATTTATCTGCCACGCGCTTCTTAAGATTGTTCTGTTTTATAGTTTATTCAACCACTCCTGAATGCTGCTCAGGTCATGACTCTGTAATCTCTATATTAATAACCAAACTTTTATCTCTATGGACATGTGGCAAGAAAGAAGACAATTCAGCATTACCCGATTATAAGCTAGAAACTGTTCTGAGAATCCACACATGATCAAGCAAATCACAACTCACGCTCAACATAAAGACTAGCAGATCACTGACCTTGGCTTGTCTATGCCTTCCTTGTTAAATGGTTAGAGCATGATTATTGAGAAGTTCTTAGGGTAAATTTCTTAGCAGAATATAATAGCCCGTCTCTTAACTTTTAACTTTTTAAAAGTACTGTCTATTAAAAACTCTTATTTTGAATCTTGAGAAAACAATAAATTTATCGTCATGGCTGTTGACTCTCACGATCCTTTTAATTTTGTTTGTTTAGTTTGAGTCTTATCGTCGGGATGTTTGATACTCTCTAATTTTTATAATCTCAGTGAATGCATTAAGTCGTCAAAAACAAAAACTACAAGTTCTATGAGTATCCAAATTTTCAAAAAAAAAAAAAAATCAAGTTGCATGCACGAGTTTTAACTTGTGTTGTACAAATCATTTATCAAGAAAAAAAACTTATGTTGTATCGAGATTATTGCATTTGTGGGGTTTATCTTGGACGTAATTTGTTGTACATGTTAGTTAAAAATATAAAGAACTAGTGTATGGTTGGCTCAAGATCCTATTTATAAAACCAGAAAAGTGCATTGGCAGTTTGCAAAATAATTAACGGACTGATCAATATAGATATTTATTTATATAAATATAGATAGGAAAAGAATCAGACAAGCAACTTATGTCTGAATCTTTGGGAAACAACGATAGAAGCTTTCATCACTTAAAAACAAAAACAGAAAAGGAAAATGGATAATAAGGCTAAGATTCAAGGACCATGCTTCTCCAAATGGTAAGAGGACTCATACACACAGTTGTTTTTGATGTTGCCGTTGTACTTGTTCATGTGATCAGTGTCCCACCATTCTCTGCTTCCACTGGTGCTGGCATTATGATTCATGTTCATAGTATTGTTTAAGCTCTGGTTCCACTTGTCTCGATCCTCTTGATTAATGTAACTGTTATGATTAGAGCTCACAACATTATAACTACCAATTGATTGGTTGATCAAATGATTACCAATCAAATCATTGGACTCAACGTTGTAGTAATCTTGTTGAAACAATCCATCATGGAAATAAGAGCGATCCATTGGTGGAAAATTTTGAAATGGAAGCACCCCATCGCCACGAATTTCAGGAAAAGAACCGACATGGTTATCAACATCAAAACCAGAAGAAGAACCACCAAAAGATTCAACAAACTGGTTGGTTTCTTGAGCATGTAAGAAAGGTTGGCGACGACGACTAACTTGTTGGATCTCAGCAGAAACTGCGTGAGAAACAAAAGGTTGATCTATCGTTGTACTCTTCTTTTTACGGCCACTTCCACCAATCGGTATGTTCCTTAGCGCTCCACCATGAGTCCAGTTTCGGCGACATTCCTTGCACTTGTAGCGTGGTTGAGACACACTATGGTTGTTGTAGTAACAAAACTTGGTGTTGGTTGAGTTGCACCTTGGACACACTCGCGGTGGAGGCTTCTCTTGGTTCACTTCATTGCCTCCTTCAGCAAAAACACTAGAGTAATCCATTTTTCTCAAGAGCTACTAATTAGTTCTTGTTGTTGGTATGATTATTTTGGTGTTGTGAGGGTGTCTTCTTATATAGACTCAGAACTGGAAACTGAATAAAAAGAAAGATAAGTTTGGGTTTAAGAAAGTGAGATTATGAGCAACGTGTTAAAAAATGATGTATTAGTAAAATCTGAAGATTATCCCCACACCATAACATTAGGCTAAGCTTAGTCAAAAACCAAGGCTCTTTTACTCTTAAGTTTTAATTATTGGATGTATATGAAAAATGGAGATCTAAGAAGATAATGATTAAATTAGTCAAATAATACAAAAACAAAATCTAGATAGAGACATTGAGAGTGTGATGCTAATTTAAGAAAAAATAATCATAAATTAAAGGTGTTTA
The DNA window shown above is from Brassica oleracea var. oleracea cultivar TO1000 chromosome C3, BOL, whole genome shotgun sequence and carries:
- the LOC106333833 gene encoding dof zinc finger protein DOF4.4-like — its product is MDYSSVFAEGGNEVNQEKPPPRVCPRCNSTNTKFCYYNNHSVSQPRYKCKECRRNWTHGGALRNIPIGGSGRKKKSTTIDQPFVSHAVSAEIQQVSRRRQPFLHAQETNQFVESFGGSSSGFDVDNHVGSFPEIRGDGVLPFQNFPPMDRSYFHDGLFQQDYYNVESNDLIGNHLINQSIGSYNVVSSNHNSYINQEDRDKWNQSLNNTMNMNHNASTSGSREWWDTDHMNKYNGNIKNNCVYESSYHLEKHGP
- the LOC106327949 gene encoding protein BREAST CANCER SUSCEPTIBILITY 1 homolog, giving the protein MGDDGATHLEKMGRELKCPICLSLFNSAVSLTCNHVFCNACIVKSMKVDATCPVCKVPFHRREIRGAPHMDSLVSIYKNMEVASGLHMFVSLTKQSSPEKEMHVGDASIEKENGKKRLGSSSKARTSKKRGSKRNKEADVDATGPIVMKPSSQTNKRVQLSQNHSSQTLTKSTESAEKLKDYTDKTVIRLNEHPSLNKEDNLAPLFWLRDEDDGESLSSPTESDQLLNVTPVDVPSFSDLKDSDHESPSKAVEQRPHPGDMFDSEMFEWTQRPCSPEILPSPVKAKDLGRGEIDLPQRELSKDASSNKKRKAGNARKKVVNVRVGVSKEDHMASSAGENIGEKQEIGGTSGKSIRKDGKLDENLKAKRATRNKGQTSEVQSGVKKSVEAEGKQGTKRKISTVKVSAEQPVAVSNELSLGTENVGKGEQKPEKQSPAEKPSLKKRRKSQTGDLSERSEKKTSEKRSKLDSSATPSRVTRSRGKKILSDELNQEGDRQDSTNKKKPNVDKCNLTVQDSEKRSTMNKPSLGGSVLLRRCSGPRTNKFPCAFCQSSDETEASGKMSHYHKGDPVSADFSGGSNVIHVHKNCAEWAPNVYFNRRTAVNLDVELTRSRRITCSCCGLKGASLGCYNEGCKNSFHVTCAKLIPECRWDDKNFVMLCPLDASSKLPCEEASPKGRKRKRAPEGPLQAQANQVSEKSYISELQRKPFHGFPKKMVLCCSGLTDEANSVILEFAELSGVTVSRKWEPRVTHVIASTNENGACKRTLKFMMGILEGKWILSIDWIKACMKNGEYVCEEPYEISIDVHGTRQGPYIGRQRALNKEPKLFNGLKFYIMGDFELAYKGYLQDMIVAAGGTILCRRPISNEVSTIIVFNVEPSKKKTLTERRSDAEALARSVNARAASSSWVLDSIAGCQVLELI